The following proteins are encoded in a genomic region of Chitinispirillum alkaliphilum:
- a CDS encoding Rod shape-determining protein MreB, producing MGFPLISNDLGIDLGTANTLVYVKNRGLLIDEPSVVAVDKNTKKVVAIGLDAKRMLGRTPGEIEAIRPMRDGVIADFDLVEQMLKYFIRKVQKYRFYFRPRAVIGVPSGITEVEKRAVIDSAESAGVREAYLVSEPMASAIGMGIPVGEPSGNMVIDIGGGTAEIAVLALNGMVCDMSVRIGGDEMDDAIVSYLKKTYNLLVGESTAEQIKIQIGSAFPLEDELEMEVKGRDLVAGIPKTLRITSTEVRDALNEPVSTIIEAVKQALEQTPPELSADILDKGIIMTGGSSLLRGLDERLRQETNLPVNVIDDPLTCVARGSLKIIEDLDKYYPVLMATGRRNR from the coding sequence ATGGGATTTCCGTTAATTTCAAACGATCTTGGGATCGATTTAGGGACAGCCAATACTCTTGTGTATGTAAAAAACAGAGGGCTTCTAATTGATGAGCCTTCGGTTGTCGCTGTTGACAAAAACACCAAAAAGGTAGTAGCTATTGGTCTGGATGCCAAGCGGATGCTTGGGCGTACTCCGGGGGAAATAGAAGCCATCCGGCCCATGAGGGACGGGGTTATTGCTGATTTCGATCTGGTTGAGCAGATGCTCAAGTATTTCATTCGTAAAGTTCAGAAATATCGTTTTTACTTTCGTCCCCGTGCCGTGATCGGGGTCCCTTCAGGAATAACCGAAGTTGAAAAACGAGCTGTAATCGACTCTGCCGAAAGTGCCGGTGTCAGAGAGGCATATCTTGTTTCTGAACCTATGGCTTCAGCAATAGGAATGGGAATACCTGTGGGTGAACCATCTGGTAACATGGTTATCGATATCGGAGGTGGTACTGCAGAAATCGCAGTTCTGGCATTGAATGGTATGGTTTGTGACATGTCGGTTCGCATTGGTGGAGATGAAATGGATGACGCTATCGTCTCATACCTGAAAAAAACATACAATCTTCTGGTTGGAGAAAGTACAGCCGAGCAGATAAAAATCCAGATCGGCTCTGCGTTTCCTCTTGAAGATGAGCTTGAGATGGAAGTCAAGGGTCGGGATCTTGTAGCCGGAATTCCCAAAACTCTCCGCATCACATCAACAGAAGTACGTGATGCACTGAATGAACCGGTGTCAACCATTATAGAAGCTGTAAAACAGGCTCTTGAACAGACACCGCCGGAGCTCTCTGCAGACATTCTGGATAAGGGAATCATAATGACTGGGGGAAGTTCGCTTCTGCGTGGTCTTGACGAGAGACTTCGCCAGGAAACGAATCTTCCTGTCAATGTTATTGATGATCCGCTTACCTGTGTTGCGCGCGGATCTCTCAAAATCATTGAAGATCTTGACAAGTATTATCCGGTACTGATGGCTACCGGAAGAAGAAATCGGTAA
- a CDS encoding Metal-dependent hydrolases of the beta-lactamase superfamily I has translation MFIRCLGARGGLPVSGCEFLKYGGDTTCIEITADSGDLVIVDAGSGIRSLNGSAANASTINLLFTHAHLDHILGFPFFTPLYNEEKIVNIFGYPTSIGPFKTVLENVMRDPLFPERFSSLSAKMSFIDIELKPFTIGSIKISPVHLNHPNGGVGYRFEESGKSFVFITDNELGFNHPCGEGFSSYVDFCRGADLLFHDAEFNEKEYERFKGWGHSLYSDTVKLAVESKVSRLGLFHINARRTDEEMDLFTNKAKELIHQLDPSICCFAVGAGFEIKL, from the coding sequence ATGTTTATTCGTTGTCTGGGAGCAAGAGGCGGACTTCCGGTAAGCGGTTGTGAATTTTTAAAATATGGGGGGGATACCACCTGTATTGAAATAACAGCAGATAGCGGGGATCTGGTTATAGTTGATGCCGGAAGTGGAATTCGCTCCCTGAATGGTTCTGCAGCGAATGCTTCAACTATCAATCTTCTATTTACACATGCACACCTTGATCACATTCTGGGTTTCCCATTCTTTACACCATTGTACAATGAAGAAAAAATAGTAAACATTTTCGGCTATCCTACATCAATTGGGCCGTTTAAAACGGTTTTGGAAAATGTGATGAGAGATCCATTGTTTCCCGAACGGTTTTCATCCCTGAGTGCAAAAATGTCATTTATCGATATTGAACTGAAACCATTTACAATAGGATCAATTAAAATATCTCCGGTTCATCTTAATCACCCCAATGGGGGGGTCGGTTACAGGTTTGAAGAATCCGGTAAATCCTTTGTGTTTATAACCGACAATGAGCTTGGGTTTAATCATCCCTGTGGTGAGGGGTTTTCATCATATGTTGACTTCTGCAGGGGTGCAGATCTGCTTTTCCATGATGCAGAGTTCAACGAAAAGGAGTATGAACGGTTTAAGGGATGGGGCCATTCATTATACAGCGATACTGTTAAACTTGCAGTAGAGTCCAAGGTCTCAAGGCTGGGGCTTTTTCACATCAATGCCAGAAGAACAGATGAAGAGATGGATCTTTTCACCAATAAGGCAAAAGAGTTGATACACCAGCTTGATCCATCGATTTGTTGCTTTGCTGTTGGGGCCGGATTTGAAATAAAACTCTGA
- a CDS encoding Rod shape-determining protein MreC, whose protein sequence is MISSTPQMQAQTARILTMSVFYPFQFTLSQVTRVNNIFAENKKLRQELVEANTRLALVEEKTQENQRLRELIGFSADFPYELLPARVIARDPSPLYRSLIVNAGVNQGVVRYMPLVTERGVVGKVVQKTGNMSLVQLIKDPSSRTSVMDRRTRAVGILETENGRDFFVRYRSHEEVQKGDTIVTSGLGGIFPKGILVGFVKETADMQNPLFNKVYLEPAVDFEHLEELFIMKLHPQWAAFRTELDSLKFEND, encoded by the coding sequence ATGATCTCATCCACCCCCCAAATGCAGGCACAAACTGCACGAATCCTTACCATGAGTGTTTTTTACCCCTTTCAGTTTACGCTCAGTCAGGTTACCCGGGTAAACAATATCTTTGCTGAAAACAAAAAGCTCAGACAAGAGCTTGTGGAAGCCAATACCAGGCTTGCCCTTGTGGAGGAGAAAACTCAGGAGAATCAAAGACTCAGGGAACTGATCGGCTTTTCTGCCGATTTCCCCTACGAATTACTCCCTGCGCGGGTTATCGCACGGGACCCCTCTCCCCTCTACCGCAGTTTAATCGTCAATGCGGGTGTCAACCAAGGGGTTGTGAGGTATATGCCTCTTGTTACCGAGCGCGGTGTTGTTGGCAAAGTGGTTCAGAAAACCGGAAACATGAGTCTTGTGCAACTGATTAAGGATCCTTCCAGCAGAACAAGTGTGATGGACCGGCGTACCAGAGCTGTAGGAATACTGGAAACGGAAAATGGCAGAGATTTTTTTGTGAGATACAGAAGCCACGAAGAGGTCCAAAAGGGTGACACAATAGTCACCTCAGGACTGGGCGGTATATTTCCCAAAGGAATTTTGGTTGGTTTCGTAAAAGAAACGGCAGACATGCAAAATCCATTATTTAACAAAGTGTATCTTGAACCGGCCGTTGATTTCGAACATCTGGAGGAGCTCTTCATTATGAAGCTTCATCCGCAATGGGCCGCATTTCGCACAGAACTCGATTCCCTGAAGTTTGAAAATGATTAA
- a CDS encoding Thiamin-phosphate pyrophosphorylase has protein sequence MDANLNRLREALRVIEEYFRFLQNSEKNSIEIKKMRHSLIDIETALGKEKLLKFRDTDSDCFAGECRPEELNRQSGEDILRANFIRAQEASRVIEEYVKICQTSSISESAKKLRFSLYSIEKKVFTGTENG, from the coding sequence TTGGATGCAAACCTCAACCGACTCCGGGAAGCATTGCGGGTGATAGAGGAGTATTTCAGGTTTCTCCAAAACAGCGAAAAAAACAGTATCGAAATAAAAAAAATGAGACATTCCCTCATCGACATAGAAACTGCTCTTGGGAAAGAAAAACTGCTCAAATTCAGAGATACAGATAGTGATTGTTTTGCCGGGGAATGCAGACCAGAGGAGCTAAACCGTCAAAGCGGTGAAGATATTCTCAGGGCAAATTTCATCCGCGCCCAGGAGGCTTCAAGAGTGATTGAGGAGTATGTCAAAATCTGCCAAACCTCCAGCATCTCTGAGAGCGCAAAAAAACTGCGGTTTTCTCTTTATTCAATAGAAAAAAAAGTATTTACAGGAACCGAAAATGGCTAA
- a CDS encoding Rod shape-determining protein MreD yields the protein MIKRIIYWILFFLFCFILQTTLVKIISVYGVRPDLILVALFIFCTKTGVLPGVYLGFFLGLLQDLYSPSILGQNALSKSVIGFLAGHFNDKVIKLDPVLKAVLLIVLFMVNDSLIMIIEAMKLGTGMDIIGPELLRFTLPRAFYSLLFAALPFIWDAVIQPAFRRY from the coding sequence ATGATTAAAAGAATAATTTACTGGATTCTGTTTTTTCTCTTCTGTTTTATTCTCCAGACAACTCTGGTGAAAATCATCTCCGTCTATGGTGTGAGACCTGATCTGATTCTTGTAGCTCTCTTTATTTTCTGCACCAAAACCGGAGTGTTGCCCGGAGTGTATCTTGGATTTTTCCTCGGTCTGCTTCAGGATCTCTACTCTCCCTCGATTCTTGGCCAAAATGCTTTGTCCAAATCGGTGATCGGTTTTTTGGCCGGCCATTTCAATGACAAAGTTATAAAGCTTGATCCCGTACTCAAAGCGGTACTTCTTATAGTGTTGTTTATGGTTAATGATTCTCTTATAATGATCATAGAGGCAATGAAACTCGGAACAGGAATGGATATAATAGGTCCTGAACTTCTTCGTTTCACACTGCCTCGGGCATTCTATTCTCTTTTGTTCGCGGCTTTGCCGTTCATATGGGATGCTGTAATTCAACCTGCCTTCAGGCGCTATTAA
- a CDS encoding alginate lyase-like protein produces MRLKTVAMLLIFLSSATLAEVVLHVNFNNHPDGPYTREMAEADFPDAFWYNGMEDGRGEIVSGVSPYGQALRMLYPANTHGPHENALQIKAQLEKAVDTAWVSYMVKFGDNFDFVRGGKLPGLCGADCITGGNRPDGYNGWSARIMWRREGNVVQYMYVPENVGRDFPWDKSLPQKRFIPGQWHQVVTKIIMNTPGEYNGVVRSWLDGELALDSTSVKFRNTDELKIDQFYISTFFGGSNDSWNPPHDVYVYYDNFLVSTTKYDNTTTAQFSVSQTAGTIPFTIELDGSSSMGDLLSHEIDFGNGTILPGPVAEAQYTKPGIFNINYTVTDSENNSSTATRRIISLDEGDGLTTPVYQGKALEETIIDTTLFLNMNLTVLDTSAEIIMGPATNEGPQGIWHLFGAIRVKDGVIAAMDGTNREYDVENGYTVEKNETVRVSFQVDFSTSPMSYNAWVNGVQIGNSLPREGYALQIANYGFVSTVENAALISHVSVDRSVDEDVVSVLSHHNSKHSNPALKVTSGSGTLTISGLSGSATGNLSFFSLDGRLLSRKNFNYPQIHTFKTPGNGLYLYEIRTECGIINRGSVFSGL; encoded by the coding sequence ATGAGATTGAAAACCGTTGCAATGCTCCTGATCTTCTTAAGCTCAGCTACCCTTGCTGAAGTAGTACTTCATGTAAATTTCAACAACCATCCCGATGGGCCCTATACACGCGAAATGGCTGAAGCCGACTTCCCTGATGCTTTCTGGTATAATGGAATGGAAGATGGAAGAGGGGAAATAGTTTCCGGAGTAAGCCCCTATGGGCAGGCCCTGAGAATGCTATACCCGGCAAACACCCATGGCCCTCACGAGAATGCTCTCCAGATAAAAGCGCAGCTGGAAAAAGCAGTGGATACTGCATGGGTCAGCTACATGGTAAAATTCGGAGACAATTTCGATTTTGTAAGAGGAGGGAAACTACCGGGACTGTGCGGTGCAGATTGTATCACCGGTGGAAACAGACCTGATGGTTACAACGGCTGGAGTGCACGAATCATGTGGCGCAGGGAAGGGAATGTGGTGCAGTATATGTACGTTCCGGAAAATGTCGGAAGGGATTTCCCCTGGGATAAATCACTTCCCCAGAAAAGATTTATTCCCGGCCAGTGGCACCAGGTGGTAACAAAGATTATAATGAACACACCGGGAGAGTACAATGGTGTGGTACGTTCATGGCTTGATGGTGAACTTGCGCTCGACAGCACAAGTGTAAAATTCAGAAACACCGATGAATTAAAAATTGATCAGTTTTATATCTCCACGTTCTTTGGCGGCAGCAATGATTCGTGGAATCCCCCTCATGATGTCTACGTCTACTACGATAATTTCCTTGTTTCTACTACAAAGTATGATAATACCACTACAGCTCAGTTCTCCGTTTCACAAACTGCAGGGACAATCCCTTTCACAATCGAACTTGATGGCTCCTCCAGTATGGGTGACCTTCTGTCCCATGAGATAGATTTCGGAAACGGCACCATTCTTCCCGGCCCAGTTGCTGAAGCACAATACACAAAGCCCGGTATTTTTAATATCAACTACACAGTTACAGATAGTGAAAACAACAGCTCAACAGCAACAAGACGCATCATCTCACTTGATGAAGGGGATGGACTGACCACGCCGGTTTATCAGGGCAAAGCGTTGGAAGAAACCATAATTGATACCACTTTGTTTCTTAACATGAATCTTACCGTTCTCGATACCTCTGCGGAAATTATTATGGGACCAGCTACTAACGAAGGCCCTCAAGGGATATGGCATTTGTTCGGGGCTATCAGAGTAAAGGACGGTGTAATAGCTGCCATGGACGGAACCAACAGAGAATACGATGTAGAGAACGGATATACTGTGGAAAAGAATGAGACCGTGAGAGTTTCCTTTCAGGTTGATTTTTCCACAAGCCCGATGTCCTACAATGCATGGGTAAACGGTGTTCAGATTGGAAACTCCCTCCCACGCGAAGGTTATGCCCTTCAGATCGCAAATTATGGCTTTGTCTCAACGGTTGAAAACGCGGCTTTGATAAGTCATGTTTCTGTGGACAGGAGTGTGGATGAGGATGTTGTTTCAGTCCTTAGCCATCATAACTCAAAACACTCAAACCCTGCACTAAAGGTAACTTCCGGAAGTGGAACCCTGACCATTAGTGGGCTTTCAGGGTCTGCAACAGGTAATCTCTCGTTTTTCTCTCTTGATGGCAGGCTTCTTTCAAGAAAAAATTTCAACTATCCTCAGATACATACCTTTAAAACTCCAGGTAATGGGTTATATTTGTATGAGATTAGAACAGAATGTGGGATAATCAATCGCGGCTCTGTTTTTTCAGGATTATAA
- a CDS encoding transposase: MPREPRISLPGHIHHVMSHAVEGIDFFRDEGDMEYLLNKMGKVLKESDCECYGFALMGNHFHFILRPNSISLSNIMQRVNGSFATYYNRKYQRKGYVYRERFKSVLAQEYYYIRELIRYVHLNPLRANVCTSFPELAHYAWSGHACVMGHQKRDWVSVENILAKFSNEFQQARELYLEWMVKGNGVNADIWNSRGLFAPANEEDVKLFNDKRVKGDAEYVRSALEHVKKTKDVLIKNIMNRPELPDLLNIFCKRIKIPPETIFKTGQKGKCGITYARSDFCKQAVYKYGYTLAKTADFLGINASSVLRLLRRNQQILPNL; encoded by the coding sequence ATGCCCAGAGAACCCCGCATTTCTCTTCCCGGGCACATACATCATGTGATGTCACATGCTGTAGAGGGAATCGATTTTTTCCGAGATGAAGGGGATATGGAGTATCTGCTCAACAAAATGGGCAAGGTGCTAAAGGAAAGCGATTGTGAATGTTACGGTTTTGCCCTGATGGGAAATCACTTCCACTTCATTTTGCGCCCTAACTCAATTTCACTATCCAATATTATGCAAAGGGTAAATGGATCTTTTGCCACCTATTATAATCGCAAATATCAGCGTAAAGGGTATGTATACAGAGAACGCTTTAAATCTGTTTTAGCTCAAGAGTACTATTATATAAGAGAATTAATAAGATATGTTCACCTAAACCCTCTGCGTGCAAACGTTTGTACAAGTTTTCCAGAGTTGGCTCATTATGCCTGGTCTGGGCACGCCTGTGTAATGGGACACCAAAAACGTGACTGGGTATCTGTCGAAAACATACTTGCTAAATTCAGCAATGAATTTCAACAGGCCCGTGAATTGTATTTGGAATGGATGGTTAAAGGAAATGGTGTCAATGCGGATATATGGAACAGTAGAGGTCTTTTTGCCCCAGCTAATGAGGAAGATGTGAAACTATTCAATGACAAGCGGGTTAAAGGCGATGCTGAATATGTTCGCAGTGCTTTGGAACATGTAAAAAAGACCAAAGACGTTTTGATTAAGAATATAATGAACCGTCCTGAATTACCAGATTTGCTAAATATTTTCTGCAAGCGGATAAAAATTCCACCAGAGACCATTTTTAAGACGGGTCAAAAAGGAAAGTGTGGGATTACTTATGCACGTTCTGATTTTTGCAAACAAGCAGTATACAAATATGGTTACACTTTGGCTAAAACAGCTGATTTTCTTGGCATTAATGCAAGTTCTGTACTAAGACTTCTGCGAAGAAACCAGCAAATCCTTCCTAACCTTTAG
- a CDS encoding UDP-N-acetylglucosamine--N-acetylmuramyl- (pentapeptide) pyrophosphoryl-undecaprenol N-acetylglucosamine transferase (UDP-N-acetylglucosamine--N-acetylmuramyl- (pentapeptide) pyrophosphoryl-undecaprenol N-acetylglucosamine transferase), which produces MRKKILLTGGGTAGHVTPNLALLNLLRKNSFEIHYAGTKKGIEHTLVKRAGIPYHSIKAGKLRRYFDLKNFTDIFNVALGLLQSILLMIRLRPNVVFSKGGFVSCPVVWAAWLFRVPAVIHESDISPGLANKLSARFAKKICFSFPETARYIPSSKGVQTGLPVRENLLSGSARQGKEICGFGEDKPVLLIIGGSQGSQFINSTIRSSLDILLKDFFICHICGKGALIENPPKGYCQFEYVNEELSHIFAMADVVISRSGATTLFELLELKKPNLLVPLSTGASRGDQILNAQSFQNQGYSTVLLQENLTSESLISGVKELFKNRETYINAMEQSGTADSRQLVTEQILSIVK; this is translated from the coding sequence ATGAGAAAAAAAATTCTTCTTACTGGCGGCGGAACTGCAGGTCATGTTACCCCTAATCTTGCATTGTTAAATCTCCTTCGTAAAAACTCTTTTGAGATCCATTACGCAGGAACAAAAAAGGGGATCGAACACACACTTGTAAAAAGGGCAGGTATTCCCTATCACTCTATTAAGGCTGGTAAGCTCAGACGCTATTTCGACCTCAAAAACTTCACCGACATTTTCAACGTCGCCCTTGGCCTTCTTCAATCCATTTTGCTTATGATCCGGTTGAGGCCCAACGTCGTATTCAGTAAGGGAGGGTTTGTTTCTTGTCCGGTGGTATGGGCTGCATGGCTCTTTAGAGTGCCGGCTGTAATTCATGAATCAGATATCTCACCCGGTCTTGCCAATAAACTCTCAGCGCGTTTTGCAAAAAAGATCTGCTTCAGCTTTCCCGAAACTGCCAGGTATATACCATCCTCCAAAGGTGTGCAAACTGGTCTTCCTGTAAGAGAAAACCTTCTGAGCGGATCTGCAAGGCAGGGAAAGGAGATATGTGGGTTTGGTGAGGATAAACCGGTGTTGCTCATAATCGGTGGAAGCCAGGGATCGCAATTCATAAATTCAACCATCCGCTCATCTCTTGACATACTTCTAAAAGATTTCTTCATATGCCATATATGCGGCAAAGGCGCTCTTATCGAAAATCCTCCAAAGGGATATTGTCAGTTTGAGTATGTAAACGAAGAGCTTTCACACATTTTTGCTATGGCTGATGTTGTTATATCACGTTCAGGTGCGACCACGCTTTTTGAATTACTGGAACTGAAAAAACCAAACCTTCTCGTCCCACTCTCTACGGGTGCGAGTCGGGGGGATCAGATCCTGAACGCCCAATCATTTCAAAACCAGGGTTACAGCACAGTACTCTTACAGGAAAATCTTACATCAGAATCGTTAATCAGTGGTGTGAAGGAGCTGTTTAAAAACCGGGAAACTTATATAAATGCTATGGAGCAAAGCGGAACAGCAGATTCCCGTCAGCTGGTAACAGAACAGATACTATCTATTGTTAAATAA
- a CDS encoding Cell division protein FtsK: MISLFGPLAALFFPIAVSVVGWSRLKSEPIKVKLLLFWGFMTLQICVLLSIHHLPYAAQIPNYSVNSNYIGFHFVRLVMLPVFGRHVFGPYFFTLLAMTITVLYALKIKPQIIAHFISAVAKKCRDSICQAFTRIKHALETSPPIRDVNEKESKKEKKVKKLFGSKPDKENEKEPQSSLTSAALPSLPAPSSEKLPEDDLCSDSSEEDTKKRLEEERAAFRARKHQPITIATVETEEAENDPDLIEETDPDFDDGYDGEGKIPLGEVGSEGSNHLVMTKPSTPTKPYVVPSPGILPDPPKLSDMVDKESIENNSLILEKTLMNFGVEGKVVFVSPGPVVTRYEIELAPGIKVSRVIGLHDDISMAVSGQRIRIEAPIPGKSAVGIELPNPQRQIVHFKHILNSDTFRKTKAKIPVIIGTNISGAPYVTDITKMPHVLIAGQTGSGKSVCINSIICSMLMTKKPDQLRLIMIDPKKVELAFYEGIPHLLSPVVTESKLAVKALQWGVVEMERRYRMLAKVGARNIESFNNRVLSGKLEGILSEEDNKQLPFIVIIVDELADLMMTASKDVEGLIQRIAQLARAVGIHLIVATQRPSVDIITGPIKANLTSRIGFRTIQSTDSRTILGHVGAEKLLGMGDMLFLRNGAPEIERFHGAFISEEDVETIVAEVRKQQVEIEKIDSFQEAVDGEEGSDDSSFSSEDRDELFEEAARTIVSIGQGSTSLLQRRMKIGYARAGRLMDQLADAGIVGPQEGSKVREVLITPAEIDELLERIY, from the coding sequence ATGATTTCACTTTTTGGACCTCTTGCAGCACTTTTTTTCCCAATCGCAGTATCGGTAGTTGGCTGGTCACGCCTTAAGTCAGAACCCATCAAAGTCAAACTGCTTCTGTTCTGGGGATTTATGACACTGCAGATCTGTGTACTCCTGTCGATTCATCACCTTCCCTATGCCGCCCAGATCCCAAATTACAGCGTTAACTCCAATTACATTGGTTTTCACTTTGTGAGACTGGTGATGTTGCCGGTTTTCGGAAGGCATGTTTTTGGCCCATATTTCTTTACCCTGCTTGCGATGACTATCACAGTTCTGTACGCGTTGAAGATAAAGCCCCAGATAATAGCGCACTTTATTTCAGCAGTAGCCAAAAAGTGCCGTGATTCGATCTGCCAGGCTTTTACCCGCATCAAACATGCACTTGAGACATCACCACCGATTCGCGATGTGAATGAAAAAGAAAGCAAAAAAGAGAAAAAGGTGAAAAAGCTCTTCGGATCAAAGCCTGACAAAGAAAATGAAAAAGAGCCTCAGAGCTCTTTGACATCAGCTGCGCTCCCCTCTTTACCCGCTCCTTCTTCCGAAAAGCTTCCGGAAGATGACCTGTGCTCCGACAGCTCAGAAGAAGATACAAAGAAGCGCCTCGAAGAGGAACGTGCAGCTTTCAGAGCCCGTAAACATCAGCCAATAACAATCGCAACAGTCGAAACCGAGGAAGCTGAAAACGATCCCGACCTGATAGAGGAAACAGATCCGGATTTTGATGACGGGTATGATGGAGAGGGCAAAATCCCTCTCGGTGAAGTGGGCAGCGAGGGTTCAAATCACCTTGTTATGACCAAACCCTCAACCCCTACCAAACCGTACGTGGTTCCTTCACCGGGTATTCTGCCCGACCCGCCCAAGCTCTCAGATATGGTCGATAAGGAGTCGATTGAGAACAATTCATTGATTCTGGAAAAAACGCTTATGAATTTCGGGGTAGAGGGCAAAGTGGTATTTGTGAGCCCCGGGCCCGTTGTCACCCGGTACGAAATAGAACTTGCCCCCGGTATTAAGGTAAGCAGGGTTATCGGGCTCCATGATGATATTTCAATGGCTGTAAGCGGGCAGAGAATACGAATCGAGGCTCCGATTCCGGGCAAATCAGCCGTGGGGATTGAGCTGCCCAACCCTCAGCGACAGATCGTTCATTTCAAACACATCCTCAACTCAGATACTTTCAGGAAAACAAAGGCGAAGATACCTGTAATTATCGGAACCAACATCTCCGGAGCCCCCTACGTCACCGACATAACCAAAATGCCCCATGTGCTTATAGCCGGGCAGACAGGATCGGGGAAAAGTGTGTGCATAAATTCGATCATATGCAGTATGCTGATGACAAAAAAGCCGGACCAGCTGCGCCTTATAATGATCGACCCTAAGAAAGTTGAGCTCGCTTTTTATGAAGGTATCCCTCACCTACTCTCACCCGTTGTTACCGAATCAAAACTGGCAGTCAAGGCACTGCAGTGGGGTGTTGTAGAGATGGAGCGCCGTTACAGAATGCTTGCCAAGGTGGGGGCAAGGAATATCGAATCGTTCAATAACAGAGTGTTATCCGGAAAACTCGAAGGTATTCTGTCCGAAGAAGACAATAAACAGCTCCCCTTTATCGTTATCATAGTGGATGAGCTTGCTGATCTGATGATGACCGCATCAAAGGATGTTGAGGGACTTATACAGCGTATCGCACAGCTTGCAAGAGCTGTGGGAATACATCTTATTGTGGCAACTCAGCGCCCCTCCGTTGATATCATCACAGGACCCATCAAAGCAAACCTGACTTCAAGAATCGGGTTCCGTACTATCCAGTCCACCGATTCGAGGACAATCCTTGGTCATGTGGGAGCGGAAAAGCTGCTTGGAATGGGAGATATGCTGTTTTTGCGCAATGGAGCACCTGAGATTGAACGCTTTCACGGAGCTTTTATCTCTGAGGAGGATGTTGAAACCATTGTGGCAGAGGTAAGAAAACAGCAGGTTGAAATTGAGAAAATAGACAGCTTTCAGGAAGCGGTCGATGGTGAAGAGGGGTCTGATGACAGCAGTTTCTCTTCTGAGGACAGGGACGAGCTGTTTGAGGAGGCCGCGCGCACCATCGTTTCGATTGGCCAGGGCTCAACTTCACTGCTTCAGAGAAGAATGAAGATCGGTTATGCCCGTGCCGGGCGTCTTATGGATCAGTTGGCCGATGCAGGGATAGTTGGCCCCCAGGAGGGAAGCAAGGTCAGGGAGGTTCTGATCACCCCTGCAGAAATTGATGAGCTTCTGGAGCGTATTTACTAA